The genomic window TTCGGTCTTCGCGAGGTCGGCGACGGCGTGGGGGTAGTAGACGACCGGATCGTGGGAGACGTCGTCGCGTTCGAGCGCCGTCGTGCGTTCGGCGAGCAGGTCGAGGGCGTCGCTGGCGGCGGCCTGCGAGACGTCGAGTTCCCGGGAGAGCTGGTCGGCGGTCGCGAAGGGCTGGCCGATGGCCTGCAGGGCGGTCTGGACGTCGTCGACGGCGAGATCGACGGCGTCCTCGCCCTCGCCGAGTTCGACGGTCGGTTCCGCCGCCTCGACGTCCGACTCGGCTGCACCGGCGTCTGCAGCGTCGTCCTCTGTCACTGGACCCGCCTAGCCGGCGAGCGCCAAAGTACGCGTCGCCTCGGGACCGACAGGTCGAACGGGGCCGGGAATCGCAGGCGGGCGGCGGGCGGTCCGCCGAGCGAACCGGCCGTGATCTCCACCTGAAACGAAGGGGTGCCTGGGTGTGGAGGAGTTCGCCGCTGCGGCCATTGTGATACGGCAACACGCCACGATAGCGGCGTTGCAGAGCCTGCAACTGTCGATCCGGGTTTTTGAGGTGGTGGCGGCTAGCCGGGTGTATGGTCCCCTCCACGACCCGGCGACGCGCGCTCGCCGGAGCCTGCAGCGCCGCCCTCGCCGCCGTCGCGGGCTGTAGTCTGGTCGATCGAGACGAGCAGGCGACCGTCAGCCAGTCCGTCGACGCCAGCGACGTCGACTCGGTGGCGGTCGACAGCGACACCGGCGACCTCGCCGTTCGCGGGCACGACGGCGACGAGATTCGGATCCACGGCGAGAAGGTGGCCGCCAGTGAGGACGGCATCGACGCACTCTCGGTCACGCAGCGCCGCGACGGCGATCGGCTCGTAATCGGCACCGAACTCGGCGACGCCCCCGAACTGACGGGGTGGTTGCGAACCCCGACGCTCGACCTTCGAATAGAGGTCCCCGCTGGCGTCGCGCTCGATCGAGCGACGACCGAGACCGGCGACCTGGACGTCGAGGACGTCACAGGGTCGGTGCTCGCCAGCGCCGACGTCGGCGACGTGTACGTGGCGAACGTCGATGGGGCCGTCGACGCACGGAACGGCA from Salinarchaeum sp. Harcht-Bsk1 includes these protein-coding regions:
- a CDS encoding DUF4097 family beta strand repeat-containing protein; its protein translation is MVPSTTRRRALAGACSAALAAVAGCSLVDRDEQATVSQSVDASDVDSVAVDSDTGDLAVRGHDGDEIRIHGEKVAASEDGIDALSVTQRRDGDRLVIGTELGDAPELTGWLRTPTLDLRIEVPAGVALDRATTETGDLDVEDVTGSVLASADVGDVYVANVDGAVDARNGTGDVTVRDVTGPIAARTDTGDVSADGEIERLATETGAVRATVRGLAGEPEIRGTAGDVSLAIARSLDVTISASVDAGEVTVHGDGLDTVREAADSTRIVLGDGSRRLEVDVDTGDCSITTLG